CGGTGCTGGAGAAGCACGGCGTGTCGGGCAAGGACTTCGCGCGTTACGAGGCGCGCATGTCGCCGGCGGACAACGCCCGCGCGAAGGCGGAGGAGCAGCGGCTGGCGGAGGCCGCCAAGGCCGCGAAGCAGCCCGCGCCCGCGGCCGCCCCGGAAGAGGTCCACGTCCAGCAGGGCTTCAGCGACCAGGACCCGGTGGAGTTGGAGGCCACGGAGGGCGCGGAGCCGTCCATCGACGTCGGCGTACCGAAGGACGCCGAACTGCCGCAGTAGGCCTCTTCTGAACGACAGGTGCGCGGTGGCGAGCCCCCCACCGCGCACGCTGCTCAGCCCTTGCGGTAGCCGTAGCGCGGGGCCCGCTCCTGCCACACGCCGTCATACGGGCAGGTGCAGTCCGTCTCCTCGGGTTCCGGGTACGTGAAGCGCTCGCCCTTGTAGTTGCGGAACACCGTCTCCTGCGCTCCGTACTCGACGGCGTAATCGGGCTGGAGCGTCACCTTCCCACCGCCCCCCGGCAGGTCCACCGCGAGGTGCGGCACGGCGAGGCCGGTGGTGTAGCCCCGGAGCTGCTGGATGATTTCCAGCCCCTTGGCGATGGGCGTGCGCAGGTGCTCGCAGCCCTCGGCGACGTCCATCTGGTGCAGGTAGTACGGCCGCACGCGGCTGCGCAGCAGCAGGTGCGACAGCTCCTTGATGATGCGCGCGTCGGAGTTGAGCTGCCGCATCAACACGGCCTGGTTCTCCACCGGCACGCCGTGGTCCACCAGCCGCTCGCAAGCCTCGCGCGCCTCGGGCGTCACTTCCTTCGGATGATTGAAGTGCGTGACGACGAAGACGGGCGCGTAGCGCCGGAGCGTTTTCGCCAGGGCGTCGGTGACGCGCATGGGCAGACACACGGGGACGCGCGTGCCGATGCGAATCATCTCGACGTGGGGAATCTCGCTGAGCGGCGCGAGCAACTCCTCCAGCCGGGAGTCGCTGAGCATGAACGGGTCCCCGCCGGAGATGAGGACGTCGCGCACCTCGGGATGGCTCCGGACATAGTCCACGCCCCGGCGGAGCTGTTCCTTGGAGAGCTCCGCCACCCCGCCCTGCGTGATGCGCCGCCGCGTGCAGTGACGGCAATAGACGGAGCACGTATCCAGCGCGAGGAAGAGCACCCGGTCCGGATACTTGTGAACGATGCACTCCTCCGGGCGCGTCTTGTCCTCACCCAGCGGATCCGCGAGCTCGCCCGGACGGATGCGCGCCTCGGCCCTCACCGGGATGGACTGCATGCGCACCGGGCAGAACGGATGCTCCGGGTCGATGAGGGACAGGTAGTACGGACTGATGCCGATGCGGAACAGTGCGGACGTCTCCTGCACGCCCGCGCGCTCGTTGGAGGTCAGCGGCACGTACCGCTCCAGCTGCTCCAGGCCTCGCACCGCATGCCGCTGCTGCCAACGCCAGTCCGCCCACTCCGCGTCCGTGGCGTTGGGAAACAGCCGTTTGCGCCCTTCGGCGCTGAGCGACGCGCGAGCGGCCGTCGGCTCCGGCGGGAGACCCGCCGGAAGCACTGAGGTATCCATTACGCCGCCTTCTGCTGCTCCCGCCACCAGGCCTGCCCCGCCTCGGACAGCTGGTCGATGGGGTCGAAGTATTCGTACTTCCGGCTGAGCGCATCCGCATCGTTCAGTTCGATGCCGGTCCGGTAGTTCTTGGTCCAGTACGAGATGCCGCGCTCGCGGTCATACTCCGCCACCTGGTGCACCCAGCGCTTCCCGACGAAGGGCACGTCACAGACGATGCGCGGCGTGGCGAAGCCCGGCATGTAGCCCATGATGTCGTGCTGCAGCTGCTGCGCCTGAGCCACCGACAGCCGCCAATGCTCGCTGTTGGGGATCATGTCGCACATGTAGAAGTAGTACGGCAGGATCTTCGCGTGGTCGAGCAGCGTGAAGCACAGGTCCAGCAGCGCCTGCGGGCTGTCATTCACACCGCGCAGCAGCACGCCCTGGTTGCGCACGTCACGGAAGCCCATCTCCAGCAGCTTGCGCACGGCCTTGCCCACCAGCGGGGTGAGCTGCTGCGCGTGATTGACGTGCGTGTGCAGCGCCAGGTCCACGCCGCGCTCGACGGCCTTCTTCGCCAGCCGGTCCAGCCCCTGGAGGACGGAGTCCTGGAGGAAATGCTGCGGGATGGCCATCAGCCCCTTGCTGGCCAGGCGGATGTCCCGGATGTTCGGGATGTCCATCAGCGAGCTGACGAACGGCTCGAGCTGCTGGATGGGCAGGTTCGCGATGTCGCCACCCGACACCACCACGTCGCGCACCGTCGGCGTGCGACGCAGATAGTCGAGCATCTGCGCGTAGCGGTCCTTGGGCCCGATGCCAAATTTGTGTTTGCTGACCTGCGGCACGTCATTGCCCACCAGGTCCATGCGCGTGCAGTGACCACAGTACTGCGGGCAGGTCGGCAGCATCTCCGCCAGCACCTTGGTGGGATACCGGTGCGTCAAGCCTTCCACCACCCACATGTCCTGCTCGTGAAGACTGTCACGGCTGGCCTTGGGATGGTTGGTCCACTCCGTGAGGCGGTCCGCGTAGGCCGGTAGCATGTAACGACGCACCGGGTCACGCCACAGGTCCTCAAGATTCATGGTGTTGAGCATCTGCGGAGGCACGAGCAGCGACATCGTCGCCCGCTCGCGCTGGTCGCGCTCCATGCTCTCAGCCAGGTCATCCGGGAGCAGAGCCCCCAGCGTTGCCTTGAGTTCCTTGAGATTCTTGATGGTGTGCTTGCGCTGCCAGACGGAGTTCTCCCAGTCGGCGGCGGACACGTCCTTGAAGCCAGGGATCCGCCGCCAATCGGGCTCGATGAACTCCCGGCGGTGAGGATACGTAAAAGGCTGTTCAGCGGGGCCAGCCTCAGGCTTGGCCCGGATGGGCGTCGTTTGCATGGCGCATCACCTCTAAATTGCTCGCGGGCGAGGCGTCATAACGCGCCCATGCCCCACTTCGGTCAACAATCGAAGGGGGCATCGGATGCCCGCCTTCTCACTCGATGGGAACATTGACCAGCTTGGCTACATTATCTTCCGTGATGTCGACCACCACGGGCTTGGTCGTCTTGCCGTTGAGCTTGAACGAAATCTTCCGCTTGCCCACCGGTAGCATCAACGGACTGCCAAGTGTCACCGGCGTCTGGCGATTCGTCTTCTTCCCATCGACGTAGATGTCCGCGCCCGCCGGC
Above is a genomic segment from Myxococcus xanthus containing:
- a CDS encoding KamA family radical SAM protein; translated protein: MDTSVLPAGLPPEPTAARASLSAEGRKRLFPNATDAEWADWRWQQRHAVRGLEQLERYVPLTSNERAGVQETSALFRIGISPYYLSLIDPEHPFCPVRMQSIPVRAEARIRPGELADPLGEDKTRPEECIVHKYPDRVLFLALDTCSVYCRHCTRRRITQGGVAELSKEQLRRGVDYVRSHPEVRDVLISGGDPFMLSDSRLEELLAPLSEIPHVEMIRIGTRVPVCLPMRVTDALAKTLRRYAPVFVVTHFNHPKEVTPEAREACERLVDHGVPVENQAVLMRQLNSDARIIKELSHLLLRSRVRPYYLHQMDVAEGCEHLRTPIAKGLEIIQQLRGYTTGLAVPHLAVDLPGGGGKVTLQPDYAVEYGAQETVFRNYKGERFTYPEPEETDCTCPYDGVWQERAPRYGYRKG
- a CDS encoding KamA family radical SAM protein; translation: MQTTPIRAKPEAGPAEQPFTYPHRREFIEPDWRRIPGFKDVSAADWENSVWQRKHTIKNLKELKATLGALLPDDLAESMERDQRERATMSLLVPPQMLNTMNLEDLWRDPVRRYMLPAYADRLTEWTNHPKASRDSLHEQDMWVVEGLTHRYPTKVLAEMLPTCPQYCGHCTRMDLVGNDVPQVSKHKFGIGPKDRYAQMLDYLRRTPTVRDVVVSGGDIANLPIQQLEPFVSSLMDIPNIRDIRLASKGLMAIPQHFLQDSVLQGLDRLAKKAVERGVDLALHTHVNHAQQLTPLVGKAVRKLLEMGFRDVRNQGVLLRGVNDSPQALLDLCFTLLDHAKILPYYFYMCDMIPNSEHWRLSVAQAQQLQHDIMGYMPGFATPRIVCDVPFVGKRWVHQVAEYDRERGISYWTKNYRTGIELNDADALSRKYEYFDPIDQLSEAGQAWWREQQKAA